In Xyrauchen texanus isolate HMW12.3.18 chromosome 23, RBS_HiC_50CHRs, whole genome shotgun sequence, a genomic segment contains:
- the LOC127617283 gene encoding LOW QUALITY PROTEIN: toll-like receptor 1 (The sequence of the model RefSeq protein was modified relative to this genomic sequence to represent the inferred CDS: inserted 1 base in 1 codon), which translates to MMASSGWLVSVYLICFLPSNILAIERVVVIYSSQNLSSVPNDLKSSTEDLDLSLNYIKVLRSQDFSKTPRLHFLNLSWNILEDIDSDTFTLTPALEILDLSHNRLQNLSNQLYLLHAGNLQFLDLSSNMFSVMALGREFSTLKNLQWLGLSAQSIRSEDFANIANLTLKTFFINVGETKTYEESSLLGVNADKAVIALSKRELDFAIAANAYATFQKLEFTEVDSEMKFLQPPYQQGTIRTVNLEFSKVISTWKELTSCINTVLMSSIQQLSLSDITITNMINGTPVFQGNGLDLFSARNASVTVFLFNQEDLYDFLINMPSRNLSLTQTPIVHMTCPKAVSKIEAIDLSDCALTENIFSLGPDNECSTLTNLEMLVLRGNNLRNLRPLTLRIHLMNSLKYVDFSQNTLTYAEEQGRCVWPSQLFHVDLSSNVFDHNVFKCLPRSIRILNLLNNHVTTVPADTPLLYKLSILDXNGNRLLDLPTCQTFPNLQKLLVRSNSIHSPLPGVLKTCPQLQALDASHNPFICTCALREFSGLINAKATQHGRGNPGLILGHWPDSYLCSYPESWRNTTLKDFYLPEISCNAWILAITILIPTITLVIVVCLLCHQLDALWYLKMMWKWTRAKHHAITSQERAEDMEGVSFHGFVSYSQKNAEWVKGQLLPKLEGEDPTTIHNGLRLCHHERDFIPGKTIVQNILRCIEQSRRCVFVLSSHFVQSEWCHYELYFANHQRVTRGLDSIILILLEPLPVYLIPSKYHQLKAMMSRRTYLEWPQEGTKQKLFWANLRAVLQADLPIPPETEVE; encoded by the exons ATGATGGCATCAAGTGGGTGGCTGGTTTCAGTTTATCTTATATGTTTCCTCCCATCTAATATTCTGGCCATTGAGAGAGTTGTAGTGATTTATTCATCTCAGAACCTGTCCTCGGTTCCcaatgacctcaagtcatcaacAGAGGATTTAGATCTGTCCCTGAATTACATCAAGGTGTTGAGGAGCCAAGACTTCAGCAAAACCCCTAGACTCCATTTCCTAAATCTGTCCTGGAATATACTGGAGGATATAGACAGTGACACGTTTACCTTGACCCCTGCTTTGGAAATTTTGGACTTGTCACACAACAGACTCCAAAACCTCTCCAATCAGCTGTACTTGCTTCATGCAGGTAATCTGCAGTTCTTGGACCTGTCGTCCAACATGTTTTCTGTTATGGCACTAGGGAGGGAATTTTCTACCCTCAAAAACCTGCAGTGGTTGGGCCTGAGTGCGCAATCAATCCGTAGTGAAGACTTTGCCAACATCGCCAATCTTACTCTCAAAACCTTCTTTATTAATGTTGGCGAGACAAAGACCTATGAGGAGAGCAGTCTACTGGGTGTAAATGCAGATAAGGCAGTTATTGCTCTGTCCAAAAGGGAGCTTGATTTTGCAATCGCTGCCAATGCCTACGCAACATTTCAAAAGCTGGAATTCACTGAAGTTGACAGCGAGATGAAGTTCCTCCAGCCGCCGTACCAGCAAGGAACCATACGCACTGTTAACCTGGAATTCTCCAAGGTGATTAGCACCTGGAAAGAGTTGACAAGTTGTATTAATACAGTGTTGATGTCTTCAATTCAACAGCTTTCTTTATCAGACATTACCATCACTAACATGATTAACGGTACGCCTGTGTTCCAGGGAAACGGATTAGATTTATTTTCAGCAAGAAATGCGTCAGTTACTGTATTCCTCTTCAACCAAGAGGACCTCTATGACTTCTTAATAAACATGCCGTCAAGGAATCTCAGCCTTACACAAACGCCCATTGTCCATATGACCTGTCCAAAGGCTGTTAGCAAGATCGAGGCTATAGATTTATCCGATTGTGCCCTTACAGAAAACATCTTCTCTCTCGGTCCAGATAACGAATGCAGTACACTGACAAACCTTGAAATGTTGGTTCTGAGGGGCAATAATCTCAGAAATCTTAGACCACTGACTTTAAGAATTCATCTCATGAACTCACTGAAATATGTTGACTTTAGCCAGAATACACTTACCTATGCAGAGGAACAGGGCAGGTGTGTCTGGCCTTCCCAACTATTCCATGTGGATTTATCATCCAATGTGTTTGACCACAATGTGTTTAAGTGTTTGCCAAGGTCCATAAGAATCCTTAACCTCCTCAATAACCATGTCACCACAGTACCTGCAGATACACCTCTTTTGTACAAGTTGAGCATTCTGG CTAACGGGAATCGCTTATTGGACCTTCCCACCTGTCAAACATTCCCAAACCTGCAGAAGCTCTTGGTAAGATCAAACTCCATCCACTCACCTTTACCAGGAGTCCTGAAGACTTGTCCACAACTTCAAGCTCTGGATGCAAGTCACAACCCCTTCATCTGCACTTGTGCTTTGCGTGAATTCTCAGGCCTCATCAATGCCAAAGCTACGCAGCATGGAAGAGGGAATCCTGGCCTGATTCTAGGGCACTGGCCGGACAGCTACCTATGCAGTTATCCAGAATCCTGGAGAAATACCACTTTAAAAGACTTCTACCTCCCAGAGATCTCTTGCAATGCCTGGATTCTGGCCATTACTATTTTGATCCCAACTATCACTTTGGTAATTGTTGTCTGCCTTCTTTGCCATCAGTTGGATGCCCTGTGGTACCTCAAGATGATGTGGAAATGGACCCGAGCCAAGCACCATGCAATAACATCTCAAGAAAGAGCAGAGGACATGGAAGGGGTGTCCTTCCATGGTTTCGTATCATACAGCCAGAAGAATGCTGAGTGGGTAAAGGGTCAACTATTGCCCAAACTTGAGGGCGAGGACCCGACCACAATCCACAATGGGTTGCGACTGTGCCACCATGAACGGGACTTCATCCCGGGTAAGACAATCGTCCAGAACATTCTGCGTTGCATTGAGCAGAGTAGAAGATGTGTCTTCGTGCTGTCATCTCACTTCGTCCAGAGTGAATGGTGCCATTACGAGCTCTATTTCGCCAATCACCAGAGGGTAACTCGAGGGTTGGACAGCATCATTCTTATTCTGCTGGAACCTCTGCCAGTATATCTTATTCCCTCCAAGTACCACCAGCTCAAGGCCATGATGTCCAGACGTACATACCTAGAGTGGCCACAGGAAGGCACCAAACAGAAACTCTTTTGGGCAAACCTCAGAGCAGTTCTGCAGGCCGACCTTCCCATACCACCAGAGACAGAAGTGGAGTGA